The nucleotide sequence GAAGAACTACTGAGACAAGTTGCAGATGCTGATGGAAAATCCACCGTACTTCAGTCTACTGTGCAAAGGTCATATTCGTTTTGCATGACATATAATCCTTGTCCAACAGCCACAGTCTTATAACTGACCAACTTTCAGTACTGTTATTGGTGTGATATTTCTTGGCTACCAGGTGGTTAATTCATTATCTTATAGCCGCCGTCTTTTCTTCTTCATTAGCACAGGCTGGAAGAAAGTCTAACAGAGAGAGAGGGTACTTTGCTTCTAGAAAGGCAAGAAAGTGAGGCAATCAAGAAATCACTCGCTGAAGCTCGTGGAGAAAATGAAGAATTAGTCCATAAAACTGAAGTTGCTGAAAAGGACATTGCTAGGTTTCAAAACAACATCGAAAGGTCTATTGCCTAATTCCTTGGATTGCTGTTTCCTATGCTTGATTGCACTCGAAAACCAGCTTCAAGTCTTAACTCACAATTTAGACTATCATAATCCTAATAATATGAATGCTGATTATTCTTGTCAACTGACAATTTGACAGACTTGAAGAAGCTGCAAGAACATTTGAGACTTCATTGCTGGCTGAAAAACAGCACAGTGCTGCAATCATGTCACAGTTAGCTGAAACAAAGGAGGAAATTGAAGAACTGCAAAAGAAGTTTACAGATGCCAATAGGACAAATGACACGCTTCAAGATTCTTTGAAGAGGTTTAACTCTCACGTCGCATTAATTATTCAATGTAATCATACTTCTACTATTATACAGGCATCAGTTGATGTTCCAGTTAACAATATACTGTATCACTCACATTCATCCAAGCTCTAATATTCATGTTTGTTTTTGCAAATATACAATCTTTTTGGTGAACAAAATAGCAATAAAATGACGCAACAaggaaaataatgaacattttatgGGCAAGGTAGTCAGCATCTCAATATTAGTTCCAGTTAACAACCTGACTATTAATCATAATATCATATATTCTTAACATTATGATGCTTCTAGTTTGTTCCTACTTATATATATTCTTGGAAAAAAAGGCTTAAAATTAAGACATGATTTTAAAGATGGAAAAGAACAGCCATGGCCCTGAATCCTTAGTTTGTATAATATAGAGGACAGTGAACCTGTTTGTTCAGGAAATCCTAGAGGATTGGTCATTGCTTGGGATAGGGTGATATGTATGTCTACGTAACTTTCTGTCTGTCAGATCTATAGCAATATGGCATCACCCATTTTTTACCTTTACTCCCGCCCCCAGTAGTACGAGCTAACCGCCGTTAACATTTTTCTTTACTGGATATAGGCTTGAAGAAACTGCAGCCGCAAGGGATGCCTTGCACGTAGCAGAAAAGAAAGAGCATGGTCAAACCAAAGAAGCGCTTTCTAAATCTCAGGAGAGAAATTCGGAATTGCTCAAGAAAGTTGATGAGTCTGAGAAAACTATAAATAAGCTGATGGAGAATGTCAAGAGGTTCTCGTCTTACTTCCATTATGCATTATTAGCAGCTGATCTTAGCTTTGTGAAAACTATAAGATTATCTCCCCAACTTGAGCTAATACGCATTTCATTTTTTACAATGAATGTAGACTTGAGAAACATGCAACATCAAGGGAGTCATTGCTGTTAAAGACAAAGCAAAATCAGGATGGCACAACAAAAGCACTAGCTGAAGCTGAAAAGAGAAACCAAGAGTTAATGAAAAGCTCTGAGGATTCAGATAAGAAAATTAGTCTGCTTGAGGATTCAGTGAACAGGTTTGATTTCATTCCTTTACAAATATTTATAACCGTTAAACAGCCTTGCAACTATTTCGTGTCCAACTAGTCTTTTGCCAGTTTCTCTGATTACCCCTCATCACAATACATCGTTATTGCATATGACCATATTAAGTGACCAACagtatttttctttttttgtgcATAGACTAGAAGAATGTATTGCAGAGAAAGACTCTCTATTGGCAACAGAAAGACAAGAAAACAATGCTACCAAGGAAGAACTAGCCAATGCCCAGAAAAAAACAAAGGAATTAGTAAATGAGTTACAACATTGCCAAGAAATCAGCAAGAGGTCTGACACTTCTCTTCGGTGGATACATGTCCCATATTTTCTCAATATTTTTATTCATTGTGATAGGAAATTCTCATTTTGATGTTCTCAGGCTTGAACAAGATGGTACTGCCAAAGATGCTTTACTGATATCAGAAAAACAAACACATGAGGCGACCAAGAAAACTCTGACTGAAACTCTGGGGAGAAATGAAGAGTTAATCAAGAAAATTCAGGATTCTGATAAACATAGTCTTCAGCTTCAGCTAACTATTGAGAGGTTGATAATCATTCTTTGCAGTATGTTCTTATTTAAGAAACTTTCTGAGATCCTATCAAGTAAATCATTCATCTTATGCTCTATCCCTCTTAATTAACTACATAGCTCTTTCAATGATTACAGGCTTCAAGAAAATGCATCTGCAAAGGAGGCTTTACTCTTGAGAGAACGAGAGCAAAACAATGCAACCATGAAGGTGCAAGAAGAAAGTCAAGAAAAAAATTCGCAATTACTAAAGAAATTTGAGGATGTTGACAAGAAAATTGACCTTCTACAAGGCACCATACAGCGGTACTTTATGCACCTATGTTTTTTAAGCTGTGTTTCGATATGTCGATGCATACTACATCTTCGTATATGTGATGCTGATATTTGTGATGCCATTTCTTTGTTGGTTCAATTCAGGCTTGGCGACCATACAGAGAAAGACACGTTGCTGCTATCTGAGAGACAAGAGAAGGATGAATTGAAGAAAGCACTCACTGAGACTGAATACAAAAATGAAGAATTAACGATAAAAATTGGTGAAACCAACAAAAAAATTGAGCATCTGCAAAACAGTATACATATGTATGTACCTTTGATTAGGTTTATGTGGTACAAGTGCATCATCTTAGTTTTTCATTGTTGGGACCTACCTGTCAGTGTCTCATTGTTCTCATCAAGGGGTAACAGAGTGACACGTCTGCTGCTACCTCTGCACCCAACATGTGCTCTCTACCTGGGCAGGCGGTACAGGTGTCCTTAGTTGACACCTTTTTTTCTGCTAGCTTGTGTACTGCATGCCCATGTAGAGAACCCTAGCCATGTCAGATGCTGACGTGGCAGCAGCTGTGTCACTTCTTTACACCTAGATGAGAGCAATGaggcactgacatgtgggctctatCACTTAAACTAACTGGAAACCAAAAATATGGAGTTGTGCAATACATCGTGACTTCATGTGGAGTTCTATGAAATTGTTTCCTAAATTTGTATTTTGTGATGgtttatactccctccgtaccgAAATACTTGTAGTTGGGGGAACTTGTACTAGTTTCCGTCAGCTACAAGTATTTCGGTAcagaggtagtactccctccgttcctaaatataagtctttgtagatatttcactatggaccacatacggatgtatatagatgcattttagagtgtagttcattcattttactccgtatgtggtccatagtggaatgtctccaaagacttatatttaggaacggagggagtacaacatatgTAGATTTTGCAAAATTAACTCCATTGGTTGTTAAACCCATGAGATTAAACAGTTGTTTCTGGCCGAAAACAGGCTTGAACAAGACATAGTGGCGAAAGATGCTTCTTTGGAAGCTGAAAAACAAGAAAATGACGCAATTAGGAAATCTCTTGTTGAAGCTCAGGAGAGAAATGATGAGCTATTTATGAAAATTAGAGACGGTGAATACAAGGCCCACCAGCTCCAAGATACTGTGCAAAAGTTGGTATTTTAACTTACTATCTGGCTTTCTACAGTTTTGTGCACTAAGTACAATTCCATCATTATCAGTCATCATGTTGTCCTTTTGGAGACTAACGTCTTCACCGATTAGGCTTCAAGTAGATGCCATATCAAGACTGTCTTCCTTCGTACTGGAGAAACAAGAAAGTGATGCTGTGAAGAAAGCACTTACTGAGGCTCGTGGAAGAAATGAAGATCTAATAAGGAGAAATGAAGACCTCCTTGATAGAAATGATGACCTTATCAAGAAAGTCGAAGAGCTTCAGGAGACCGTACAAAGGTATTCCTTTACAATATTTTTCTCATTTTTGGTAATTCATATGTCCAAATCATGCGCTCCTTTGTGATTACTTTTGATGGAACAACTGTATCCACAACACAGGCTAGAAGGAAAATCATCTAACTTAGAGGCAGAAAACCAAACTCTTCGTCAGCATTCGATTGTGTCGACTCCATCTACCGCCAAATCTCAAGCTTCATACTCTAAAATCAGTATGATCCATGTAATGTGCCTTCAATAGAGCTTACATTCGCATGACTGTTGAATGTTCTCATCTGATTTATTAGATGCATTTCAACAGAGAAGTCAAGAAAATGGTCATATTTTAAATGGCAACGTACCATATGCTGAAATGAGGTCCTCGTTTGGTACAGCAGAAACAAGACCCTATATGGTAGTTTAACCAAGCACACGCcagttttttatttttatattgTTTGATTGAGCAGTCATGACTTTTGTCGAAATAATATGGCAGGGTAGTGCCCCTGATTTGACTATCCACAGGGACTATGATACTGGGGAGAAAATGCAAAGGGTACTACTTAGTGAAGCATATCAGGTAGGCTGGTTGATACTTGCTTACCTGCCCACCCCTTCCCATTTGCTAAAATGCTTTTTTGCCCTTCTAAACATCAGCAGCCCCAGGATGATCAGAAGTTATTACTTAAGTACATTACCCAACATCTTGGATTCTCTGGGAGCAAACCTGTTGCTGCTCTTCTTATATACCAATATCTTCTTCATTCGAGATCGTTTGAAGTCACAAAGACAGGTGTCTTTGACAGTATCCTACAGGCTATAAACTCAGCAACAGAGGTTTGTAGCACTctgttaattatgtttaattacGCTATATAATGGTACTTGAGTAGCATCTATCCTGCGCCTTGTAGCATGATACGAGACAGCTTTATGCAGCCAATTTGCCAGTACCTGAAATCCAGAATCACTACATTTGCTCTTATATTAACTGACATTCCTCTTACTTCAAGGCTCAACATGACACGAGAAGCTTGGCCTATTGGTTATCCAACTTATCGACATTATCAGTTCTCCTGCAACGCTCTTTTAGAACTGCTAGGACAGCAACCTCAGTTCCATATAGACGAAAAATGTCGTATGATAGGATTTATCAAGCTAATCAAGCATCTGGGCTTGCTTATTTAAGTGGTCAATTATTGGATGAACCTGGTGCATCGCACCAAATTGATGCAAAATATCCAGCTTTGCTCTTCAAGCAGCAGCTTGTGGATCTGATTGAAAAGGTGTACGGGTTGCTAAGTGACAAACTGAAGAAGGAGCTAAATCCATTGCTTGAGCTGTGCATTCAGGTACTGCCTCTCTTGAGAAAAAGTAATCATCAGCTGTGAAACTTTGTTTGTTGAGAACCCTGTAATTATTGTAAATATTTAGGATCCAAGAACTTCTCAAGCAAAGGCCTCAGTGTCATCTGCTGGCTTGGGCCAACACAACCAACTCACACATTGGCTGGGCATCGTGAAAATCCTCAACAGCTACTTGTATCTGCTAATAGCCAACCATGTACGTGCTAAGTTATTACAAAAATCAGTGCATTATTCTTTTTTATCGATACAGTGCAGTATCAATTTGCGAAGTTATGAATTATGAGTGCAAGTCCACACTCAATCTCAATGTGCAGGTTCCAACAATTTTGGTCCACAAGTTGCTAACCCAAATATTTTCTATGGTGAACGTCCAATTATTTAACAGGTATAAGCGTATGTTTGCCCCCCACTACCAACTTGTTCAAACTTCAAAGGATAAGCTGTTCTAACTTACCTTCCTCTCCTTTCAAAAACAGACTCCTTCTGCGTCGTGAGTGCTGTTCATTTAGCAACGGAGAACATATTAGAGCCGGATTAGCTCAACTAAAACATTGGTGCAATGATGTTGCTCAAGAGGTTGCTCACTATCTTGTATTTATTGTTATGGAGGCTATTTTCAGATGCTGTTAGCTTATGTTTCAGTACAGCCTGCAGATTCAGCTTGGGAAGCACTGAGGCACATAAGACAGGCTGCCGATTTCCTGGTGTGTATTTCATATTTTTTTCATCTTAAGATAAGAAAACCTCGGTGGCTCTCAAGACAAACTGAATTGTAAGTAAGTTGAATTCCTGACATATTTTCCTGCTCTTTTTGTTCATCAGGTCATGTCCCGAAAACCAATGAGGACATGGAGAGAGATACGCAATGAAATTTGTCCGGTAAGTGCTTTTTGCTATGAGCAAGGATCTTGTTTTGTTAATCCTCCACTTTGTATGTTTGATCGTTTTACTCTCTTTCCAGGCTCTCAGCTTACAGCAGCTAGAGAGAATAGTTGGTATGTACTGGGACGATATGAATGGCACAAACGTGCTTTCAGCAGAGGTATGTTGATAGGCTGAATCGGCGTAATCAAAACTGTTTGCTGTTCGAAGTGTTAACTTGAGCATTGTTCCCTTCTGTTTGCAGTTCACATCAAGCATGAGAGTAACCTTGCATGAAGAATCAAATAGCCTCTCCAGCTTTTCAGTCCTTCTGGATGATGATTCCAGGTATGTACCACGACCAAAAAAGAAGACCCATGGATTCCATTGTTCGCGCCCCTTTGGAACAACAACCGTTGCTCCTTTTTCACCTCTGTTTGCATTTCTCTCTTTGCAGCATACCCTTTTCGCTCGACGACATCGCAAAGTCGATGCCGAACATCGAGGACACGGTGGAGAGCGACCTGATGCCCTTTATTCGTGAAAACCAGAGCCTTGCACTTATATTGCAAAGGAGGGACTGAGTAGTTCGCCGGCCTTCGGCGAACGAGGAGTGCCTCGCTCTAGGGTGTGTATATTCTCGTAGCACAGTAGTAGAAGATAGGATGCCATTTTAATGGTGTTTTCACCGAGAATTTCTAGGCTTCTAAAGCTGTTAATAATTGTTTGGTCAAGCAGTGGTGCGTCTCTTCTCAGGGCATGTTGCCTACAGCACCCTCTTCTCCATTCTTTGGGTTGGAGTAGAAGCTGTAATTCACCAAAGGTGATAGAAACATGTTAAATCTTACTGTCATCCCAGCCGCTTGGCTATATACAAGTTCACTTGCTGTACACTGACGGCAAGGGACACAACATGCCAGGGCTCAAGGCTGAACTGACTGACTGGATAATATTTCAACCATATGAACAGAAAACAGGGGATACAATTAATTAATCTTTATAACCCACTAGGTCGAAAATCCATCTATCATATACATGTACAATTCTTGAAACCCAACGAAAAAGGTGGGTCAAGTCTCATTAGAAGACCAACTGCTAGTATGAATTCAAGTCATGTTAGGAATTATTCTTGGGTTTCCTCCGGGGTTTCAAGTCGACCACGATTACAGTGATATTGTCCTGGCTTCCTTTCTTCAATGCAAGCCTCGTCAGATAGTCTGCAGCTGCCTGCGCGGCAGGGTCGGTGGATCCATCACCTCCATCTGACGACGATGTTGTGACGCTGTTGTTCTTGTGCCACTGTTGGATTTGCCGGCGTGCGACCTTGCACGCCTCTTCGTTCGACACGACGTCCCAGAGCCCGTCGCTGGCCAGAATGAGGCAGTCGTCATCTTTAGCCCGAGGAACAACCGTAACTTCTGGTTTTGAGATGATGTATGGCTTCAAGTATCGGTCACCTGCATCATCAGCAATTTCCAGTTCAAGTTAGCAGAGATTGCAATAAGTATGGACAAATGTTATCCAATGCACAGATAAATCAGCTTAGCTATCATAAGTTCAACTAAATCCCTATGATGTTGTCCAAGTATTTTATATGTACATCAGATTTGAGTGGCACAAGAGATGTGAATAAAATTGAGGCAGTCAGCACTTATAACATGAAAACAGCCAAAAGAATAGAGGGGCCGTTTGGATGGCGCCCGGGCCGCCACGCCAAATCGCGGACAAGCCAAAAAGATGGCGATGAAATTCACCGCCACGGATCTGCCCTGGCGTTGGCGCAGAAAACAAACTAGCGACCAAAATTTTGGCGTAGGCTAGAAATTTTGGCTCCCAACCAAACAGACACGCACACTGGCGGTCAACGCCCATATTTTGGCAAGGCGAGCGGCTGTCATCCAAACAGCCCGAGAGACTTCAGGTTTCCATAAATGAGGAATCTTAAAATCAAGGGAAAAAAGTGCTACGAGTTAAGTGTGCATTTTGCCACTGCCTAGTGCGTATCTCAATTAAGCGCACACAAGCATGATTACATGCTAGGCGTTCTGTTGTCGCCTAGCGGCTAGCGCCTACTGCTTAAAATGGTACCAAGTAACGACTAGCGCCTAATGCTTAAAATGGTACCAAGTAACGACTAACGAGAAATAACTCCTCAAGCACAGCTACTTTCCTGGATTTCAAACAAACCAGCAGCGCGCGAAGACATTTACCACTATCACACCGGGCCAAGCAATTTTGCGTCATactttgatgttgctatgattacAGTTTCAAACTCAACGGGTGGTCCTAAATATGACGCGTGTCATATGAAAAATAGCAACACATTGTACAAGATAAATTATAGCTGCATACCAATGGATCGTGACATAGCAAGTATGCCGGACACTCGGTGTCCATTCCATTGGATGACCTTGCCTCCCGCAGCCTCAATCCTGGCGCGCTCATCCTTCCTGTCAGGCTGAAACAACAAGGCATAATCAGATTAATAAACCCCAAATCATGGATGCTGTGGCCAATACCATGATGCTCACAAAACCATATCTACCTTCTGATCAATTGAGAGAGCAACAGGCTCCTTCCCGCGCGAGAGCACGATGCGAGAATCGCCGCAATTGGCGACCACTACATGAGAGGAGCACACTACCACTGCAACCGCCGTGGAGCCTACGTTCTCCGCGGCGATCGGGTCTGACCGGGGCTCTCCGTCGACGAGCCTGCTTGCAAGCCCTGACACCTCGTCGTCCACTGTCTGGAAACACCTGGTGAAGAGGTCGTCCCAGTGCTCCTTCATGTCCACATCGCTCATCTCCCCCAGATCGCTGGGGGGCTTCCTCAGCTCCTTGCTCAGCACGACGTGGAGCCTCTCCCGGCAGTAGTTGGACACCTGCGCGACGACAAGGGAATCCACAGATCGTCAGATCACGGGGCTAGCTCGGGTGGGGCCGCCCGGGGCGGCGACGAAtccaaggggaggggaggggggttcCAGACCCGGGCGTGCATACCTCGGAGCCGCCGTGGCCGTCGAAGACGGCGAAGAGGTGGGAGGGCAGGCGGAGCGCGTCGGCGTCGAGCCCGAGCCCTTCGAGGTCGCGGCGCCGGGCGAGCAggcgcacgggcacgtcggcgaaGCGGGGCACGGCGGCGCAGGCGTCCTCCATCTCCCCGCCGCGCCCCGGCGTGGCGACGCAGCCCCACACCGGCTCGCAGTCCATGAGGTAGACGCTCCTCTTGCCCCCCGCCACGAGCGCCGCCCGGCCGTCCCCGAGATCCAGCcgctcgaccccgccgcccgccgccgccgcgctctccGGATCGCGCGGCGCCGGCTCGTCCTCCCcgcagatcgccgccgccgccgccatctcggcCGACGCTAAAGAACCTCCGCCCGCCTCGCGAACTGAAAAAAGAACCAGTCAGCAGCCGACTCGCCGACGCGCCGCAGCCAGAGACACGCGCCGGAGGGGTACGGGAGGGAGGTAGCTATAGGTGGGGGGAGGAGTGGTGGGTGGAGCGGAGGAGGGTGGGGGGGAGGAGGGAGGATGACGGTGTGGAGCGCGCGCGCGTGTCCGGGGAGGGGAAAGGGaggtggggggagggggcgcgccgtACCGGGCAGGTCTTCTTCTCCTCCCTTCGCTCGACTCTTCCGGTGTGTCTGCTGCCGGAGGGGTCCGCGTGGCCGTGGCCGCTCCCGATATTATGTCTTGTCGCCCCGGGACACGGCTTCTGCTACCCTCACGCCACCCCCCGTACACTTGTTCACACCCGTGCTGATTTGTCACTTGCTTTTCCTTTCAACAACATACATTTGTCACTCGCTTTGTTTTCAAGAACGTACATCTGTCACTTGCCTTTTATGCTCGAGGGGAAAATGGATGGTGTTATTAAGAAGGCACACATGGGCTAGTTTGGGGATGCCTTGGTACATCGTGTGCTCTGCCTCTGCTCGTGAAATTTCACCATGtcggtactccctccgttcgggttTGTAAGGCATCAGAGCAAAATGGCCTCCGTTCCGTGCCCTTTGCACGGGCGCATTGTACTGGGCAATTGGTCGGTATGGTACTGTGGCCTGAAGCGGCGGCTTGCTCCCGGCGGTGCATGGGCCATGCAGGCGCGACGTGCGAAAATTATACACGTGGGCATTAGCACGTGCGGGGTGACCGGTGTAGTGTGCGACCAAAACGACATTTATTCTCTTCCGCACGTATTGTCCGTTTCGAAACTCAAATTCTCGACGACTGTTCTCTTGTTGCGTGTTGGCTCTGTGTTTTTTGCCCTCTAGGTCGAACCCGACAGACCCTTTCGAAGGGAGTAATCGTCGCAAAAAAAAAACCCATCGAAATAGTCTTGCATATTACAATTAACATCTGCCATTCCGAGGCGCGCTGGGTTAAAACTGTTTTATGATTTTGAGAAGCGGTGGGTGTCGTATGAAAAGTGGTGGGGGGAGGAGGGAGGATGATGGCGTGGAGCGCGCGGGCGAGGAGGGAGTAGGAAGGATGATGGTGGGTAATAAAAAAAATTATTTGAAGCAGGAAgaataaattattatttttttcgAGGGAGAGAGAATAAATTATTTGAGGCATGGATTTTAAATGAAAAAAAACCCAGGGATGCTGAAAATAAATTGGAACGTATCCTCCGATGGTGATACTATCCCGGCGGCCTTTTCGGGATGGGCGACACGAGCAGACAAAATTAATTGAACAGTAGGCTGCGGGGGACCTCAAGCCTGTGGCTGTGGAGCACACCACCACGTGTCCGTTGCCGTTGATTTTCTTTCCGAGGTAAAAGCAccccaggtaccctaacttgcacaacatgtgaTATTTTAGTCCTAAACTTGTAAAAATCAACCCCACCATACCCCAACTTGCACTGCATGTGACGTTTTAGTCCCAGGCCAATGACAGAACGACATGTGGCAGCCAGGTGGCTGGCCCGGTCGTCGCACGCAGTTTTGCAAAACGCCCCCTGCCATTTTCTCTAATCAACCCGCAGTATAGCACACCTGTCCAGTCTGTCACGGCTCTCCTTCGACTGCACCCCGTCGgccgccatggcggcggcggccaccGTGTGCTCGCCGCGCCCGTCCGCGGCGCTCCGGCCGCACCGGTCCGGCGACGTGGAGTGGGCGGCCATCCGCGCGCTCTCGGCCTCCTCCCCTGCGACCCCGCTCGGGCCCAGGGTCTCGTGGCGCTCTGTGCGCTCCGCCCCCTCGCAGGCCACCACGTTACAGATCTGCCGGCCGAGGTACACCTCAGACATGACCTGGTCCGTGCCGGCGGCGGCAGGAGCAACAGCTGCCCCCCGATGAGACTTCGGATGGGCCGCCGGAGCTGCCGCCCTCGAGGGAATCGAACATGGTGGAGTAGTAGTGCAGCGAGTCCAGGAATCGAACATGGTGGAGTAGTAGTAGTGCTCGGTGAAGCGGTCCAGGAATGTGCCGGAGTTGTGGTTCCCCTCCTGCTCCACCACGGTGACGATCCTCGGCCGCACGGCGCGCACGGTGCCCAGGACCTTCTCCATGGCGCCGGGC is from Triticum aestivum cultivar Chinese Spring chromosome 1B, IWGSC CS RefSeq v2.1, whole genome shotgun sequence and encodes:
- the LOC123142339 gene encoding myosin-17 isoform X1, which produces MAGTLNIVVGSHVWLEDKDLAWIDGEVFRIEGLNAHVRTTNGKTVTASISNIHPKDTEILPDGIDDMTRLSYLHEPGVLDNLAVRYAKNIIYTYTGNILIAINPFQRLPHIAEPSTMEKYKGANFGELDPHVFALADVSYRQMMNEEKSNSILVSGESGAGKTETTKLLMRYLAFLGGRSKTGGRTVEQQVLESNPVLEAFGNAKTVRNNNSSRFGKFVEIHFDKSGKISGAAIRTYLLERSRVCQINSPERNYHCFYFLCSAPSEDIKRYKLGDPSSFHYLNQSSCIKVDGMSDAEEYLATRSAMNTVGITEQEQEATFRVVAAVLHLGNINFVKGRDADSSVVKDEKAKFHLNAAAELLMCDREKLENALIKRKINTPEGVITTTVDPNSATVSRDGLAKQIYCRLFDWLVNRLNASIGQDAQSARLIGVLDIYGFESFKTNSFEQLCINFTNEKLQQHFNQNVFKMEQEEYNREQIDWSYIEFVDNQDVLDLIERKPGGIIALLDEACMFPKCTHESFSQKLYEKFKNNKRFSKPKLSRTAFTIQHYAGEVTYQSDHFLDKNRDYVVVEHEELLNASKCSFVSGLFPSAPEENTKSSKSSIANRFKGQLHELMETLSSTEPHYIRCVKPNNLLKPATFENINVLQQLRCSGVLEAIRISCAGYPTRKLFHDFLQRFRILAPEILKERNDDKVICRKILDKTELQGYQIGRTKVFLRAGQMAELDARRTEVRSKAARVIQSRYHTHVARQKFLAIRDTSVSFQSIVRVILACKRRAFLRNQVAALKVQKSVRWYLAFKSYSTMRCAAITLQAGLRAFGAYKEYVHRKQRKASIHIQARWRCHRDNSNYLKLKRSVLIYQCAWRRRIARRELRKLKMAARDTENLKVEKEKLEEHVEELTSRLGLEMKLRADLENSKAGEISKLQAALREMEHRVEEATAVQESESAKRAVEEALAQEREKITILTNEVEGIKVLLSREREENTATKNDLAIAQERCEDLNGKIEVADENIKQLRDTVKRFEENVTELESSLMTEKQHNEATRGELGEAHQRIEELLRQVADADGKSTVLQSTVQRLEESLTEREGTLLLERQESEAIKKSLAEARGENEELVHKTEVAEKDIARFQNNIERLEEAARTFETSLLAEKQHSAAIMSQLAETKEEIEELQKKFTDANRTNDTLQDSLKRLEETAAARDALHVAEKKEHGQTKEALSKSQERNSELLKKVDESEKTINKLMENVKRLEKHATSRESLLLKTKQNQDGTTKALAEAEKRNQELMKSSEDSDKKISLLEDSVNRLEECIAEKDSLLATERQENNATKEELANAQKKTKELVNELQHCQEISKRLEQDGTAKDALLISEKQTHEATKKTLTETLGRNEELIKKIQDSDKHSLQLQLTIERLQENASAKEALLLREREQNNATMKVQEESQEKNSQLLKKFEDVDKKIDLLQGTIQRLGDHTEKDTLLLSERQEKDELKKALTETEYKNEELTIKIGETNKKIEHLQNSIHMLEQDIVAKDASLEAEKQENDAIRKSLVEAQERNDELFMKIRDGEYKAHQLQDTVQKLQVDAISRLSSFVLEKQESDAVKKALTEARGRNEDLIRRNEDLLDRNDDLIKKVEELQETVQRLEGKSSNLEAENQTLRQHSIVSTPSTAKSQASYSKISMIHRSQENGHILNGNVPYAEMRSSFGTAETRPYMGSAPDLTIHRDYDTGEKMQRVLLSEAYQQPQDDQKLLLKYITQHLGFSGSKPVAALLIYQYLLHSRSFEVTKTGVFDSILQAINSATEAQHDTRSLAYWLSNLSTLSVLLQRSFRTARTATSVPYRRKMSYDRIYQANQASGLAYLSGQLLDEPGASHQIDAKYPALLFKQQLVDLIEKVYGLLSDKLKKELNPLLELCIQDPRTSQAKASVSSAGLGQHNQLTHWLGIVKILNSYLYLLIANHVPTILVHKLLTQIFSMVNVQLFNRLLLRRECCSFSNGEHIRAGLAQLKHWCNDVAQEPADSAWEALRHIRQAADFLVMSRKPMRTWREIRNEICPALSLQQLERIVGMYWDDMNGTNVLSAEFTSSMRVTLHEESNSLSSFSVLLDDDSSIPFSLDDIAKSMPNIEDTVESDLMPFIRENQSLALILQRRD